Proteins co-encoded in one Deltaproteobacteria bacterium genomic window:
- a CDS encoding CoA transferase — MTQPLEGITVVDLTAAMAGPYCTQLLADFGARVLKIEPPGRGDMLRDFGPPYLKGESPYYLLNNRNKRSMTLDIRTDEGLGILRKLVTQADILVENYRPPVKKKLKIDYETLKEINPRLIYCSISGFGQTGPYANRAGFDPIAQGMSGLSSVTGWKHTGPVRVGVAIGDSLGGIFGMYGILLALIEREKSGMGQKVETSILEGLIAVLGFQAAKYFATGERPEPQGNDHAMMSPYGTFRTKDGFINIAAGNQAMWERLARALGLEHLIEDERFLTVADRVRNRPELTPLLEEKLVEKTTGQWEEILNEAGVANGPILYIDQVFQDPQVLHQQMLLEQDHPTIGKIKTIGFPTKLSRTPASLRLPPPLMGEHTEEVLKELGYSEAEIGRLREEKIV, encoded by the coding sequence ATGACTCAACCCCTGGAGGGAATCACCGTCGTCGATCTCACAGCGGCCATGGCAGGCCCTTACTGCACCCAACTCCTGGCAGATTTCGGCGCCCGGGTCTTGAAGATCGAACCGCCGGGAAGAGGAGACATGCTCAGGGATTTCGGCCCCCCCTACCTGAAAGGCGAGAGTCCCTACTATCTCCTCAACAACAGGAACAAGAGGAGCATGACCCTCGACATCAGGACCGACGAGGGGCTGGGAATACTGAGGAAACTCGTCACCCAGGCAGACATCCTGGTGGAGAACTACCGGCCTCCCGTAAAGAAAAAACTCAAGATCGACTACGAGACCCTGAAAGAGATCAATCCCCGGTTGATCTACTGCAGCATCTCCGGGTTCGGCCAGACAGGGCCCTATGCCAACCGGGCCGGGTTCGACCCCATCGCGCAGGGCATGTCCGGTCTGTCGAGCGTGACAGGATGGAAACACACGGGCCCGGTCCGGGTGGGTGTTGCCATCGGGGACTCTCTGGGCGGAATCTTTGGGATGTACGGCATCCTTCTGGCCCTCATCGAGAGGGAGAAATCCGGAATGGGGCAGAAGGTGGAAACCTCGATCCTGGAGGGGCTCATCGCGGTCCTGGGATTCCAGGCCGCCAAGTACTTTGCCACAGGAGAGAGGCCGGAACCCCAGGGGAATGACCATGCCATGATGTCCCCCTACGGTACTTTCCGGACCAAGGACGGATTCATAAACATAGCCGCAGGCAACCAGGCCATGTGGGAGCGTCTGGCCAGGGCTCTTGGACTCGAACATCTCATAGAGGACGAGAGGTTTCTCACCGTGGCGGACAGGGTGAGGAATCGTCCTGAACTGACTCCCCTGCTCGAGGAAAAGCTCGTCGAGAAGACCACCGGACAGTGGGAAGAGATCCTCAACGAGGCAGGCGTGGCCAACGGTCCCATCCTTTACATAGATCAGGTCTTCCAGGATCCGCAGGTCCTGCATCAGCAGATGCTGCTGGAACAGGATCACCCGACCATCGGAAAGATCAAGACCATCGGATTCCCGACAAAGCTGAGCCGCACGCCGGCCTCCCTCCGGCTGCCCCCTCCCCTCATGGGTGAACACACCGAAGAGGTGTTGAAGGAACTCGGCTATTCAGAAGCAGAGATAGGCCGTCTGAGGGAGGAGAAAATCGTCTGA
- a CDS encoding 4-hydroxybutyryl-CoA dehydratase, whose amino-acid sequence MALKTREQYIDSLRRLKPTVYMFGERIENPVDNPRIFAGINATAATYELAETGDYRDLITTVSPLTGEVVNRFTLPARSIEDLVMRVKVNRILGGYVGTCFQRCTGLDCLGALSIVTYNIDQKYGTAYYGRFMDFLKYMQRNDLTGNAGVTDVKGDRSLSPHEQEDRDLYLRVVDRNQAGITVRGAKAHQTGSLSSHEIIVLPTRALRKGDEDYAVAFAVPADTRGLIHVVGRTSLDTRELEGVDCGNIRYSKYCPTLIFDDVFVPWERVFMCGEVEFAGEIVGRFSAYHRQSHGGCKAGKIDAMIGAAALMADYNGTGRVSHIKEKIIDMIHRAETLYGCSLAASYEGKKEPSGTYFIDPVLANASKIHEGKEMAEVGRLLVDVAGGFVADLPSERDLRNPEVGPLLEKYLKGVAHVPAMNRIRLFRLVEKMVTESADTVSDIHGGGSAAAHRLTIYRESDMEYKKRCARRLAGIE is encoded by the coding sequence ATGGCACTGAAGACAAGAGAACAGTATATCGATAGTCTTAGAAGGCTCAAACCCACGGTGTACATGTTCGGTGAAAGAATCGAGAATCCGGTGGACAATCCACGGATATTCGCCGGAATCAACGCGACAGCGGCCACCTATGAACTGGCCGAGACCGGGGACTATAGAGACCTGATCACCACGGTATCGCCCCTGACCGGAGAAGTGGTGAACCGATTCACCCTGCCCGCCCGGTCCATCGAGGATCTGGTCATGAGGGTAAAAGTCAACCGAATTCTCGGGGGGTACGTGGGGACCTGCTTCCAGAGGTGTACGGGCCTCGACTGCCTCGGGGCGCTGTCGATTGTGACCTATAACATCGACCAGAAGTACGGGACCGCCTATTACGGTCGGTTCATGGATTTCTTGAAGTACATGCAGAGAAACGATCTCACGGGAAATGCCGGCGTCACGGATGTGAAGGGCGACAGGAGCCTGAGCCCTCACGAACAGGAGGACAGGGATCTCTATCTGAGGGTGGTCGACAGGAACCAGGCGGGCATTACCGTTCGGGGGGCCAAGGCGCACCAGACAGGATCGCTGAGCTCCCATGAGATCATCGTACTGCCCACGCGGGCCCTCCGAAAGGGAGACGAAGACTACGCGGTGGCCTTTGCGGTTCCTGCAGATACCAGAGGTCTGATCCACGTGGTGGGCAGAACGTCTCTGGATACCCGCGAGCTGGAGGGTGTGGACTGCGGCAACATCCGGTACAGCAAGTACTGTCCCACACTCATCTTCGACGACGTCTTTGTGCCGTGGGAGAGGGTATTCATGTGCGGCGAGGTGGAGTTTGCCGGTGAGATCGTGGGGCGCTTCTCCGCCTATCACCGCCAGTCCCATGGGGGGTGCAAGGCCGGAAAGATCGATGCCATGATAGGTGCAGCCGCGCTAATGGCCGACTACAACGGAACCGGCAGGGTCAGCCACATCAAGGAAAAGATCATTGACATGATTCACCGGGCAGAGACCCTCTACGGGTGCAGTCTCGCCGCATCCTACGAGGGGAAGAAGGAACCCTCGGGAACATACTTCATCGATCCTGTCCTTGCCAATGCATCAAAGATCCACGAGGGCAAGGAGATGGCGGAAGTCGGGAGACTGCTCGTCGACGTGGCAGGCGGGTTCGTGGCCGATCTTCCATCTGAGAGAGACCTGAGGAATCCGGAGGTGGGTCCCCTCCTCGAGAAATATCTCAAAGGGGTGGCCCATGTTCCCGCCATGAACCGGATCAGGCTCTTCCGCCTGGTGGAGAAGATGGTCACGGAGAGCGCCGACACGGTCTCCGACATCCATGGCGGGGGATCTGCTGCGGCCCACAGACTCACGATCTACAGAGAGTCCGACATGGAATACAAGAAGAGGTGCGCCCGGAGGCTGGCGGGTATCGAGTAA
- a CDS encoding purine/pyrimidine permease, which yields MAQERKWIIYTIEDKPPTGESIFLGIQHYLTMFGATVLIPLILAGQMKMSAGDTALLISTIFLNSGITTWLQSTIGNRLPVVQGGSFSFLPPAFVIIGATVGKGMGFEIAVQQITGAIILASAFEIVLGWTGVMGKVKKYVGPVTIGPTIALIGLALYKIGAPVAFSGGKGSSWLVAGLTIIALIVYSQFLGKKSRLFLLFPVLLAIVTGWVIAIIVSAIGLVGPGDPAYVDWSKVAAAPWLSYKPIVPFKWGFPQFNIAFALAMVAAYLASMIESIGDYYACARISEAPVPTADMISRGLGTEGIGCLIAGFLQTCNGSTTYSENIGAIGLTRVASRHVVRWGATVMIVLAFVTKFGAIFTTMPGPVVGAMYCGLFGMIAAVGLSNLVLCDMNSARNLFIIGFAFFMGLSVPEYFDKFPMGADWPLSVKWIGDIITTVGKTGMAVGGLIGLVLDNIVPGTEEERGLKAWAEAG from the coding sequence ATGGCTCAAGAACGGAAATGGATCATCTACACCATCGAAGACAAGCCGCCTACCGGAGAAAGCATCTTCCTGGGAATCCAGCACTACCTCACCATGTTTGGCGCCACGGTCTTGATTCCTCTCATCCTGGCAGGACAGATGAAGATGTCAGCCGGCGACACGGCTCTTCTCATCTCGACGATCTTTCTCAACTCGGGAATCACAACCTGGCTCCAATCTACCATAGGCAACAGGCTTCCCGTGGTTCAGGGTGGGTCCTTCTCCTTTCTCCCCCCGGCTTTCGTCATCATCGGGGCAACGGTGGGCAAGGGCATGGGTTTCGAAATCGCCGTCCAGCAGATCACCGGGGCCATTATCCTCGCGTCGGCCTTTGAAATCGTCCTGGGATGGACCGGTGTCATGGGAAAGGTCAAGAAATACGTAGGACCTGTAACCATCGGGCCCACCATCGCCTTGATCGGGTTGGCCCTGTACAAGATCGGGGCTCCCGTGGCCTTCTCAGGGGGGAAGGGAAGCAGCTGGCTAGTCGCCGGGCTTACGATCATCGCCCTGATCGTCTACTCCCAGTTCCTGGGCAAGAAGTCGAGGCTCTTTCTCCTCTTCCCCGTTCTGCTCGCTATCGTAACCGGATGGGTCATTGCCATCATCGTGTCGGCAATCGGCCTCGTCGGGCCCGGGGATCCAGCCTACGTGGACTGGTCGAAAGTCGCCGCCGCCCCGTGGCTCAGCTACAAGCCGATCGTTCCTTTCAAGTGGGGATTCCCCCAGTTCAACATAGCCTTCGCCCTTGCCATGGTGGCCGCCTACCTGGCCTCAATGATCGAATCGATAGGGGACTACTATGCGTGTGCGAGGATCAGCGAGGCTCCTGTTCCCACGGCGGATATGATCAGCAGGGGCCTGGGCACCGAAGGGATCGGATGTCTCATCGCGGGATTCCTCCAGACCTGTAACGGTTCGACCACATATTCGGAGAACATAGGGGCCATCGGTCTGACCCGAGTGGCGAGCCGCCACGTGGTGAGATGGGGGGCGACGGTGATGATCGTTCTCGCCTTTGTCACTAAGTTCGGGGCCATCTTCACCACCATGCCGGGTCCTGTGGTGGGTGCCATGTACTGCGGACTTTTCGGAATGATCGCCGCCGTGGGGCTCTCCAACCTCGTACTCTGCGACATGAATTCCGCACGGAATCTGTTCATAATCGGCTTTGCCTTCTTCATGGGGCTGAGTGTGCCAGAGTATTTCGACAAGTTTCCCATGGGTGCAGACTGGCCTCTCAGCGTAAAGTGGATCGGCGACATCATCACCACCGTGGGAAAGACGGGCATGGCCGTAGGCGGCCTCATCGGCCTCGTCCTGGACAACATCGTGCCCGGAACGGAGGAAGAGAGAGGGCTCAAGGCATGGGCGGAGGCTGGATGA
- a CDS encoding 2-oxoacid:acceptor oxidoreductase family protein, with protein MRTDLIIAGVGGQGSIMAGTLLGTAAVVFDKKKALQTQSYSSELRGGAAVTWVSISDEAILYPRVVHPDILIAQAPQAVQRYLHQLKQGGTLIIDSDMVHDSPCKGCSIVKVPATTIAGREIDNSIVANLVVLGALIATDPVVSPAAVEEAIRFSVSKTKIDMNIKAFRRGLEVGSAQGEQWH; from the coding sequence ATGAGGACGGACCTGATCATTGCAGGGGTGGGAGGCCAGGGAAGCATCATGGCAGGTACCCTGCTGGGGACCGCCGCGGTTGTCTTTGACAAGAAGAAGGCCTTGCAGACACAGTCTTACAGCTCCGAGTTGCGGGGCGGGGCCGCGGTCACCTGGGTCAGTATTTCCGACGAGGCGATCCTCTATCCCCGTGTGGTCCACCCAGACATCTTGATCGCCCAGGCCCCTCAGGCCGTCCAGCGCTATCTCCACCAGTTGAAGCAGGGGGGCACCCTGATCATCGATTCCGACATGGTTCATGACTCTCCCTGCAAAGGGTGCAGCATCGTGAAGGTTCCTGCCACGACCATTGCCGGCAGGGAGATCGACAACAGCATCGTGGCCAACCTGGTGGTCCTGGGTGCTCTCATCGCCACGGATCCGGTCGTCTCCCCGGCGGCTGTGGAGGAAGCGATCCGTTTCTCCGTGTCCAAGACCAAGATAGACATGAACATCAAGGCCTTTCGGAGAGGCCTCGAGGTGGGCTCAGCACAGGGGGAACAATGGCACTGA
- a CDS encoding 2-oxoglutarate synthase: protein MNDRVPEHPLRKYLRPSVKGTGFCPGCGDGTVLQCILRAIDELKMEMDDFVFVSGIGCAAWIISPYFNGDVLHTTHGRPIAFATGIKLNLPEKKVMVISGDGDLTAIGGNHLIHAARRNIEMVVVCVNNGIYGMTGGQVAPTTPRGARTITTPLGNLENAFDIAPMVRAAGASYVARWTTFHPRRLTRSIKRAIGKKGFAFVEAVSQCPVQFGAKTGAGSAVEMFEMFKEKSISVEKASAMKPEELGDRIVVGEFADRDRPELCEEILRLKRGAGRGP, encoded by the coding sequence ATGAACGACAGGGTCCCCGAGCACCCGCTGAGAAAGTACCTCCGTCCCTCTGTGAAGGGGACAGGATTCTGTCCCGGTTGCGGGGACGGCACGGTTCTCCAGTGCATCCTGAGGGCGATCGACGAACTCAAGATGGAGATGGATGACTTTGTCTTTGTCTCCGGAATCGGTTGTGCGGCTTGGATTATCAGCCCTTACTTCAACGGCGATGTTCTTCACACCACCCATGGCCGGCCCATCGCCTTTGCCACAGGTATCAAGCTCAATCTTCCGGAAAAGAAAGTAATGGTTATCAGCGGCGACGGAGATCTGACGGCGATCGGGGGGAATCACCTTATTCACGCGGCCCGGCGGAACATAGAGATGGTGGTGGTCTGTGTCAACAACGGGATCTATGGGATGACAGGAGGCCAGGTTGCTCCCACCACCCCAAGGGGAGCCCGGACCATTACCACGCCTCTCGGAAACCTGGAGAACGCCTTTGATATCGCTCCCATGGTTCGTGCTGCCGGGGCCTCCTATGTGGCCCGGTGGACGACATTCCATCCGAGGCGGCTGACGCGGAGCATAAAACGGGCTATCGGAAAGAAGGGATTTGCTTTTGTCGAGGCTGTCTCCCAGTGCCCGGTTCAATTCGGGGCAAAGACGGGTGCGGGAAGCGCCGTGGAGATGTTCGAGATGTTCAAAGAGAAGTCCATCTCGGTCGAGAAGGCCTCGGCGATGAAGCCGGAGGAACTGGGGGACAGGATCGTGGTCGGAGAGTTCGCAGACCGGGACAGGCCCGAGCTCTGTGAGGAGATCCTGAGACTAAAGAGAGGAGCGGGGAGGGGCCCATGA